A stretch of the Bombus affinis isolate iyBomAffi1 unplaced genomic scaffold, iyBomAffi1.2 ctg00000080.1, whole genome shotgun sequence genome encodes the following:
- the LOC126927209 gene encoding histone lysine acetyltransferase CREBBP-like: MGCNISNPDPVINCDLMDGRDAFLTMARERHYEFFSLRRAKFSSMSMLYELHNQGQDKFVYTCNNCKSHVETRYHCTVCDDFDLCISCKEKDGHPHHMEKLGLDLDDGSSPADAKQANPQEARKLSIQRCIQSLVHACQCRDANCRLTSCQKMKRVVTHTKVCKRKTNGGCPICKQLIALCCYHAKHCQETKCLVPFCSNIKHKLKQQQLQQRLQQAQLLRRRMAAMNSRPTGPVGAMQSGQQSSNVTMTTGVAMKPGVSPTNLPSPHQPGIGLKPETQTPPAHVLQVVKQVQEEAARQQVPHGYGKVTPGGGVGAGVGVGGQTGGVMPPPPMQRPMPVQMPNPGGTHLIPMDQWTARYQPSALMQQNPGLRQQTPQQLMQQQQQHQGLPAIAMGGQMPRQAGVLGGPVNQVGPQTQSNMHKHVLQQLMQTLKNPHTPEQQNQILQILKSNPPIMAAFIKQRALALNQQQSGQYGGGVGGPLGPNQPQQQPALQHIMSQQQQQHHHHHHQQQQQQQGRMQIQAMLNQQQQQQQQQQQPVQQQPPQWYKQQMLVLQRHQHPSQQQQHPQQQQQQQQQQQQQFTQPPAPPYGQQRHIRPPLLGKNYLILEKTRFVEPLGSWSNACHDSAYSSPGYGGFSEQRYGQPGLKPTPPPVPSPQGVMGPPGISVQQQLMQSVRSPPPIRSPQPNPSPRPVPSPRNQPVPSPRSGPVPSPHHHPPHGTPTHSPAHELGGPSEMMLSQLSGGTGAPTGHPGTMPHHPSPVPPPTSGTDSSEVTPMTPQDQLSKFVEGL, encoded by the exons atgggatgTAATATTAGCA ATCCTGATCCAGTTATTAATTGTGACCTTATGGATGGCCGCGATGCTTTCCTTACAATGGCTAGAGAAAGACATTATGAATTCTTTTCCTTAAGGCGCGCGAAATTTAGTTCTATGTCTATGCTATACGAATTGCACAATCAAGGTCAAGACAAGTTTGTCTATACTTGCAATAATTGTAAGAGCCATGTAGAAACAAGATATCATTGTACGGTTTGTGAT GATTTTGATCTGTGTATAAGCTGTAAAGAAAAAGACGGACATCCTCATCATATGGAAAAACTTGGTTTAGATTTGGATGATGGTTCATCGCCGGCCGATGCTAAACAAGCTAATCCacag gagGCGCGTAAACTTTCAATTCAAAGATGTATTCAATCGTTGGTGCACGCGTGCCAATGTAGAGATGCTAACTGTCGTTTAACAAGTTGTCAAAAGATGAAGAGAGTAGTAACGCATACTAAAGTTTGCAAACGAAAAACGAACGGTGGCTGTCCAATCTGTAAACAATTAATAGCGTTGTGCTGTTATCATGCTAAACACTGCCAAGAGACTAAATGTCTTGTTCCATTCTGTTCGAACATCAAACATAAGCTGAAACAACAACAGCTTCAACAGCGGCTACAGCAAGCGCAGTTGTTAAG GAGACGAATGGCTGCAATGAATAGCAGACCCACAGGTCCAGTGGGAGCGATGCAATCCGGACAACAGAGTTCAAATGTTACTATGACCACAGGTGTTGCTATGAAACCAGGTGTCAGTCCTACCAATTTACCTTCGCCACATCAACCTGGAATAGGATTGAAACCTGAAACTCAAACGCCACCTGCTCACGTTCTCCAAGTTGTTAAGCAAGTACAAGAAGAAGCTGCACGGCAACAAGTACCGCATGGTTATGGTAAAGTAACGCCAGGTGGTGGAGTTGGTGCTGGAGTTGGCGTAGGAGGACAAACAGGTGGCGTAATGCCACCACCTCCTATGCAACGTCCAATGCCTGTACAAATGCCAAATCCTGGCGGTACACATCTTATTCCAATGGATCAATGGACAGCAAG GTATCAGCCAAGTGCACTGATGCAACAGAATCCTGGTTTGAGACAGCAAACGCCGCAACAGTTaatgcaacagcagcaacaacatcaAGGGCTGCCAGCAATAGCTATGGGAGGACAGATGCCTAGGCAAGCTGGAGTTCTCGGTGGTCCGGTTAATCAAGTTGGTCCTCAAACTCAAAGCAACATGCACAAGCATGTATTGCAGCAACTTATGCAAACTCTAAAGAATCCCCATACTCCTGAACAACAAAACCAAATACTTCAAATACTCAAAAGCAATCCACCGATTATGGCTGCTTTTATCAAACAACGG gcaCTCGCTCTAAATCAACAACAAAGTGGTCAATACGGTGGAGGAGTGGGCGGACCTTTGGGTCCTAATCAGCCGCAGCAACAACCTGCTCTGCAGCATATAATGtctcagcagcagcagcagcaccaccaccaccaccaccaacaacaacaacaacagcaaggcAGAATGCAAATACAGGCAATGCTAaatcaacagcagcaacaacagcagcaacagcagcaacctgTTCAACAGCAACCACCACAATGGTATAAACAGCAAATGCTAGTATTGCAAAGGCACCAGCACCCgtcgcagcagcaacaacacccgcagcagcagcaacagcagcagcaacaacaacaacaacaatttaCACAACCACCAGCACCGCCTTACGGTCAACAGCGACATATAAGGCCGCCCCTTCTCggtaagaattatttaattctggaGAAAACGAGATTCGTCGAGCCGCTTGGTTCGTGGTCTAACGCTTGCCACGATTCCGCGTATTCTTCTCCAGGTTATGGTGGCTTTAGCGAACAAAGATACGGTCAACCTGGCTTAAAACCAACACCACCTCCGGTACCTTCTCCGCAAGGTGTGATGGGGCCTCCAGGGATTTCTGTACAGCAACAATTAATGCAGTCCGTTCGATCTCCACCGCCAATTCGTTCTCCTCAACCAAATCCTTCCCCACGACCGGTTCCTTCTCCACGTAATCAGCCAGTTCCTTCTCCTCGATCAGGGCCGGTGCCATCGCCTCATCACCATCCACCTCATGGTACACCAACACATTCACCGGCTCATGAACTCGGTGGGCCAAGTGAAATGATGCTTTCGCAGCTGAGTGGTGGAACTGGTGCACCGACTGGTCACCCGGGTACCATGCCACATCATCCATCTCCAGTTCCACCACCCACTAGTGGCACAGACTCGAGTGAAGTGACGCCCATGACGCCACAAGATCAACTTTCAAAATTTGTCGAAGGATTGTAG